One Pseudoclavibacter endophyticus DNA segment encodes these proteins:
- a CDS encoding helix-turn-helix domain-containing protein has product MDVSDSLDRTLDAVGPRLLRLRQRRDITLKQLADDTGISASTLSRLEQGLRRPTLEQLLPLARVYGVTLDELVDAPPTGDPRVNMRPFQGWGGSTFVPLTRRPGGIQAYKIVLPAGRDDAVPEPRTHEGFDWAYVLNGTLRLVLGEHDLLLTPGEAAEFDCRTPHWFGATSAGPVEYLSLIGKQGERAHLRAAAR; this is encoded by the coding sequence ATGGACGTCTCCGACTCGCTCGACCGCACTCTCGATGCCGTCGGCCCGAGGCTGCTGCGCCTCCGGCAGCGGCGCGACATCACGCTCAAGCAGCTCGCCGACGACACCGGCATCTCGGCGAGCACGCTTTCTCGACTCGAGCAGGGCCTGCGCCGGCCGACCCTCGAGCAGCTCCTGCCGCTTGCCCGGGTCTACGGCGTCACGCTCGACGAGCTCGTCGACGCCCCGCCGACGGGCGATCCACGCGTCAACATGCGGCCGTTTCAGGGCTGGGGCGGCTCGACCTTCGTTCCCCTCACGCGGCGACCCGGCGGCATTCAGGCCTACAAGATCGTGCTGCCCGCCGGCCGCGACGACGCGGTTCCGGAGCCGCGAACGCACGAGGGCTTCGACTGGGCCTACGTGCTCAACGGCACGCTGCGCCTCGTGCTCGGCGAGCACGACCTGCTGCTCACGCCCGGCGAGGCGGCGGAGTTCGACTGCCGCACGCCCCACTGGTTCGGGGCGACGAGCGCGGGGCCCGTCGAGTATTTGAGCCTCATCGGCAAGCAGGGGGAACGGGCGCACCTGCGCGCGGCGGCGCGCTGA
- a CDS encoding NAD(P)/FAD-dependent oxidoreductase produces the protein MSGTQRDGQDAAAGASPARAAFGEALADPVVRDVVVVGGGAAGLNAALMLARSRRSVTVIDAGQQRNGAADGVHGLLGLEGIPPGELLARGRREVVSYGGEVRDGEVTAVEALDVSSDPDADVADTASGTAAPGTGPADVTVGATGLAAGPARFAVTLADGSRLRARRLVIATGLVDELPDVPGVRERWGRDVLHCPYCHGWEVRDRAIVVFANGPVLTHQAMLFRQLSDRVTLLTFDHEVGADDAATLAATGITVVDDAVEAIEVADDRVVGVRIAGGAVIDADAVVVASRLIARLGPFGELGLTVAHHPMGEYVEADETGRTSVEGVWVAGNVTDLAAQVGAAAASGALAGAHVNADLVMEEAKRATARASAIA, from the coding sequence ATGAGTGGAACTCAGAGGGATGGGCAGGATGCTGCTGCGGGCGCGAGCCCCGCACGTGCCGCGTTCGGCGAGGCGCTCGCCGACCCGGTGGTGCGCGACGTCGTCGTCGTGGGCGGCGGCGCGGCGGGGCTCAACGCCGCGCTAATGCTGGCCCGGTCGCGCCGCAGCGTCACGGTGATCGATGCTGGGCAGCAGCGCAACGGGGCGGCGGACGGCGTGCACGGGTTGCTGGGCCTCGAGGGCATCCCACCGGGCGAACTGCTGGCGCGTGGGCGCCGAGAGGTCGTGAGCTACGGGGGTGAGGTGCGCGACGGTGAGGTCACGGCCGTCGAGGCGCTCGATGTGTCGAGCGACCCGGACGCGGACGTGGCGGACACGGCATCCGGCACCGCGGCGCCGGGCACAGGCCCCGCTGATGTGACAGTGGGCGCCACCGGCCTGGCGGCCGGCCCCGCTCGCTTCGCCGTCACGCTCGCGGACGGTTCCCGGCTGCGAGCGCGTCGCCTCGTGATCGCGACGGGCCTCGTCGACGAGTTGCCCGACGTCCCCGGCGTGCGGGAACGCTGGGGGCGGGACGTGCTGCACTGCCCCTACTGTCACGGCTGGGAGGTGCGTGACCGAGCGATCGTCGTCTTCGCGAACGGGCCGGTCCTCACGCATCAGGCCATGCTGTTCCGGCAGCTCAGCGACCGCGTCACGCTCTTGACCTTCGACCATGAGGTCGGCGCTGACGACGCGGCGACCCTCGCCGCGACCGGCATCACGGTCGTCGACGACGCCGTCGAGGCGATCGAGGTCGCCGACGACCGCGTGGTCGGCGTGCGCATCGCAGGCGGCGCGGTGATCGACGCAGACGCCGTGGTCGTCGCGAGCCGGCTGATCGCGCGGCTCGGGCCGTTCGGCGAGCTCGGGCTGACGGTCGCACACCACCCGATGGGGGAGTACGTCGAAGCCGATGAGACCGGTCGCACGTCCGTCGAGGGCGTGTGGGTCGCCGGCAACGTGACGGATCTCGCCGCGCAGGTCGGCGCCGCTGCGGCGAGCGGCGCCCTCGCGGGCGCGCATGTCAACGCGGACCTGGTCATGGAGGAGGCGAAGCGAGCGACGGCTCGCGCGTCCGCGATCGCGTAG
- a CDS encoding multidrug effflux MFS transporter, with protein MTHLPTEPGPGTGQRTRLGPVLLIILGVLAGMGPLSTDLVLPSFTAIAADLEADPALVQLTHTGFLVGIAIGPLLVGPIADRIGRRPVLLCLLALYTVAAIAMAIAGSVVLLLALRVAQGLGAAAGVVLSRAIAADLTTGVRAVRAVSMISIAVGISALVAPTIGGALQTQFGWRAVFVALAVLGALLFLVVLAVVPETHPAAERSRGVGPLSALHGMSSLLRRGDVRGYVVAIGAGYAAMAAFLVASPFVGQRLLHLNPLTYGILLTSAATGVALASVVNTLLAGRFTAGTLLIAGQVLTVVAASTLLVFAASGALGVAVFFACAFLLFAGTGLTMANTTALTLAVAGRSRGSASALCSAGQYAFGALAPVIVGAAGTSSALPMALAVASFAALGVVAVALARLGARA; from the coding sequence ATGACGCACCTGCCAACCGAACCGGGCCCCGGGACCGGGCAGCGCACGCGCCTCGGGCCCGTCCTGCTCATCATCCTCGGGGTGCTGGCGGGCATGGGGCCGCTTTCCACGGACCTGGTACTGCCGTCGTTCACCGCGATCGCTGCAGATCTCGAAGCCGATCCCGCCCTGGTACAACTCACGCACACCGGTTTCCTCGTCGGCATCGCGATCGGCCCGCTCCTGGTCGGTCCGATCGCCGACCGCATCGGCCGACGCCCCGTCCTGCTCTGCCTGCTCGCGCTGTACACCGTTGCCGCCATCGCCATGGCAATCGCTGGCAGCGTCGTCCTCCTGCTGGCGCTTCGCGTCGCGCAGGGCCTCGGCGCGGCCGCCGGCGTGGTGCTTTCGCGGGCCATCGCGGCCGACCTCACGACGGGGGTGCGCGCGGTGCGCGCCGTGAGCATGATCTCCATCGCCGTCGGCATCTCGGCGCTCGTCGCGCCGACGATCGGCGGGGCGCTGCAGACGCAGTTCGGTTGGCGTGCCGTGTTCGTGGCGCTCGCCGTGCTCGGCGCGCTCCTGTTCCTGGTGGTGCTCGCCGTCGTGCCGGAGACACATCCCGCCGCCGAGCGCTCGCGCGGAGTCGGCCCGCTCTCGGCGCTGCACGGCATGAGCTCGTTGCTGCGGCGCGGGGACGTGCGCGGGTACGTCGTGGCCATCGGCGCCGGCTATGCGGCGATGGCCGCATTCCTGGTTGCCTCGCCATTCGTCGGGCAGCGGCTGCTCCACCTGAATCCCTTGACCTACGGCATCTTGCTCACGAGCGCGGCGACGGGCGTTGCCCTGGCGTCGGTGGTCAACACCCTGCTCGCGGGCCGGTTCACCGCAGGCACCTTGCTCATCGCGGGCCAGGTGCTCACGGTGGTGGCGGCGAGCACGCTGCTCGTGTTCGCAGCATCCGGCGCCCTCGGTGTCGCCGTGTTCTTCGCGTGCGCATTCCTGCTCTTCGCCGGAACAGGCCTCACGATGGCGAACACCACCGCGCTCACCCTCGCCGTCGCCGGCCGTTCCCGCGGCAGTGCGTCGGCCCTCTGCAGTGCGGGGCAATACGCATTCGGCGCCCTCGCGCCAGTTATCGTCGGCGCCGCGGGCACGAGCTCCGCGCTGCCGATGGCGCTCGCCGTCGCGAGCTTCGCGGCGCTCGGTGTCGTGGCGGTGGCGCTCGCCCGCCTCGGCGCCCGAGCCTGA
- a CDS encoding MFS transporter: protein MAQSSAAQLQPTAAERRRVIGATIVGTTVEWYDFFIYANMAALVFNHLFFEPAGAQYATLWSLFSIGLSFLFRPLGAFLAGHFGDKIGRKPMLVLTLLLMGGATTLIGFLPTYAAIGIAAPILLILLRILQGISAGGEWGGAVLMAVEHAPYGRRGVYGMYPQLGVPLGMILASGMIALVSGISPLISDTFFDEWGWRIPFIFSIVLIAVGYWVRRSVEESPVFKEIAQDAEQQSAPIVVVFKKYGWLVVLCAFIFAGNNAAGYMTTGGFLQGYATGSIEGSLLTMDRTLVLGFVTIASAVWFFSTLASGYISDAIGRRKTFIIGWLGQLVAVWILFPLVNQGQDNPLMFLLAVSLFAIPLGLCYGPVSSWYAETFPASVRYSGVSISYAIGAIIGGAFAPFIAQALLQAYGSWVAISIYLTAVTLLSLAATFLLRARDNVPLDHSFETDGDWEGFVADEGAKRKPDMAGIGK, encoded by the coding sequence ATGGCCCAGTCCTCCGCTGCGCAGCTGCAGCCGACGGCCGCCGAACGGCGGCGCGTGATCGGTGCGACGATCGTCGGCACCACCGTCGAGTGGTACGACTTCTTCATCTACGCCAACATGGCGGCGCTCGTCTTCAACCACCTCTTCTTCGAGCCGGCCGGCGCTCAGTACGCGACGCTCTGGTCGCTGTTCTCGATCGGGCTCTCGTTCCTCTTCCGGCCGCTCGGTGCATTCCTCGCGGGCCACTTCGGCGACAAGATCGGCCGCAAGCCGATGCTCGTGCTCACCCTGCTCCTCATGGGCGGCGCCACGACGCTGATCGGCTTCCTGCCGACCTACGCCGCCATCGGCATCGCGGCGCCCATCCTGCTGATCCTCCTGCGCATTCTGCAGGGCATCTCCGCCGGTGGCGAGTGGGGCGGCGCCGTGCTCATGGCCGTCGAGCACGCACCGTACGGTCGTCGCGGCGTGTACGGCATGTACCCGCAGCTCGGCGTGCCGCTCGGCATGATCCTCGCCTCGGGCATGATCGCGCTCGTCTCGGGTATTTCGCCGCTCATCTCCGACACGTTCTTCGACGAGTGGGGCTGGCGCATTCCGTTCATCTTCTCGATCGTGCTCATCGCCGTGGGCTACTGGGTGCGCCGCTCGGTCGAGGAGTCGCCCGTCTTCAAGGAGATCGCGCAGGACGCCGAGCAGCAGTCGGCACCCATCGTGGTCGTGTTCAAGAAGTACGGCTGGCTCGTCGTGCTCTGCGCGTTCATCTTCGCGGGCAACAACGCCGCGGGCTACATGACGACCGGCGGGTTCCTCCAGGGCTACGCGACCGGCTCGATCGAGGGCAGCCTGCTCACCATGGACCGCACGCTCGTGCTCGGCTTCGTCACGATCGCGTCGGCGGTCTGGTTCTTCTCCACGCTCGCTTCCGGCTACATCTCGGATGCGATCGGGCGCCGGAAGACGTTCATCATCGGCTGGCTCGGACAGCTGGTCGCCGTGTGGATTCTCTTCCCGCTCGTCAACCAGGGGCAGGACAACCCGCTCATGTTCCTGCTCGCCGTCTCCCTCTTCGCGATTCCGCTCGGCCTCTGCTACGGGCCGGTCTCGTCGTGGTACGCCGAGACATTCCCGGCCTCGGTGCGCTACTCGGGCGTCTCGATCTCGTACGCGATCGGCGCGATCATCGGTGGCGCATTCGCCCCGTTCATCGCGCAGGCGCTGCTGCAGGCGTACGGCTCGTGGGTCGCGATCTCGATCTACCTGACGGCCGTGACGCTGCTGAGCCTTGCCGCGACGTTCCTGCTCCGTGCCCGCGACAACGTTCCGCTCGACCACTCGTTCGAGACCGACGGCGACTGGGAGGGATTCGTGGCCGACGAGGGCGCCAAGCGCAAGCCCGACATGGCCGGAATCGGGAAGTAG